The following coding sequences lie in one Micropterus dolomieu isolate WLL.071019.BEF.003 ecotype Adirondacks linkage group LG15, ASM2129224v1, whole genome shotgun sequence genomic window:
- the cfl1l gene encoding non-muscle cofilin 1-like, which produces MASGVKVADQVKEIYNAMKLVKTEDNQMERMRLVIFHIDGSCIDVEKIFREKDLEKEDDVYKFVLSQLKADECRYILYDCHFETKESKKEELVFFLWAPDTAPIKLKMNYASSKEALRKILTGIKHEVQLNDKTDCGDRAAFGERLGKNVIKIEGHDVK; this is translated from the exons ATG GCCTCTGGAGTAAAAGTTGCTGACCAAGTGAAGGAAATCTACAATGCCATGAAACTAGTGAAAACTGAGGATAATCAGATGGAACGTATGAGATTGGTGATATTCCACATCGATGGCTCTTGCATTGACGTGGAGAAAATTTTCCGTGAGAAAGATCTGGAGAAAGAGGATGATGTCTACAAGTTTGTCCTGAGTCAGCTCAAAGCAGATGAGTGCCGCTACATACTGTATGACTGCCACTTTGAAACCAAGGAATCAAAAAAAGAAGAACTGGTCTTTTTCCTGTG GGCTCCTGACACAGCACCCATCAAACTAAAAATGAACTATGCTAGCTCAAAAGAAGCCCTTAGGAAGATCCTGACAg GTATCAAACACGAGGTGCAGCTGAATGACAAAACGGACTGCGGCGACAGGGCTGCTTTTGGAGAGAGACTgggaaaaaatgtaatcaaaattGAGGGCCACGATGTTAAGTAG